A window from bacterium encodes these proteins:
- a CDS encoding glycosyltransferase family 2 protein, whose protein sequence is MPPPDHLAIILVTYQSAAHIGACLASLPLAEPRRRLTIHLIDNASTDNTMEIAAQAVRELPVPRVTAHVLRNHSNVGFTAALNQGLALCPLEAPVLFLNPDTVFPPASLARLLTELYEHDHVGVIAPQLHYLNASLPSAITAPYTFSDATIQPSCRRFPRYADLFFEFTGLSRAFPASRRCNRWKMGDFDHRRSRAVDQPQGACLLVRPQVVQAIGRWDERFPLFFSDVDWCRRVWQAGWQIRFTAEVKVFHALGASVKQVRPAALWSSHLSFWRYFWKYHRSRLEAAGLVLLAPLFLLTAALRIAGHALAAPFRRLNMIS, encoded by the coding sequence ATGCCGCCGCCGGATCACCTCGCGATCATCCTGGTCACCTATCAAAGCGCGGCGCACATTGGCGCCTGCCTGGCCTCGCTGCCGCTCGCCGAACCCCGGCGCCGATTGACGATTCATCTCATTGACAATGCCTCAACGGACAACACGATGGAAATCGCCGCACAGGCCGTTCGCGAGTTGCCCGTGCCCCGGGTTACGGCACACGTGCTGCGCAATCACAGCAATGTGGGATTCACCGCGGCGCTGAATCAAGGCTTGGCGCTCTGCCCGCTCGAGGCCCCGGTTTTGTTTTTGAATCCCGATACCGTTTTTCCGCCTGCCAGCCTCGCCCGGCTGCTCACCGAGCTTTATGAGCACGATCACGTCGGCGTGATTGCGCCGCAACTGCATTATCTCAACGCCTCGCTGCCATCCGCGATCACAGCGCCGTACACCTTCTCAGACGCGACGATCCAACCCTCGTGCCGGCGCTTTCCGCGCTATGCCGACTTGTTTTTCGAATTCACCGGCTTGTCACGCGCCTTTCCGGCTTCCCGGCGCTGCAATCGCTGGAAGATGGGCGATTTCGATCATCGCCGCTCACGCGCGGTGGACCAGCCGCAGGGCGCTTGTTTGCTCGTGCGGCCGCAGGTCGTGCAGGCCATCGGCCGGTGGGATGAACGCTTCCCGCTTTTTTTCAGCGATGTCGATTGGTGCCGCCGCGTCTGGCAGGCGGGCTGGCAGATTCGCTTCACCGCAGAAGTAAAAGTGTTTCATGCCCTGGGCGCCAGCGTCAAACAAGTCCGGCCGGCCGCTTTGTGGAGTTCGCACCTCTCTTTTTGGCGCTACTTTTGGAAGTATCACCGCTCGCGCCTGGAAGCCGCCGGGTTGGTGTTGCTGGCGCCACTCTTCCTGCTCACCGCGGCGCTGCGGATCGCGGGCCACGCCCTGGCCGCCCCCTTCCGCCGGCTGAACATGATTTCCTGA
- a CDS encoding aminopeptidase P family protein has translation MPDRIERLRQALREKELAAMLISAPASVRYFFGFTGSNALGLITAVRSLLVTDWRYRDQAAQEVEHAEVLIAYRDLFVPLKENRALPSGWRVGFEDHHLTCQQLSQLRKHFPQLKLTPTERLLSQLAVPKEANELAALRQAAAFACQTWEAIQPYLRLGVSEADLAAEIVYRSRKAGSEADPFEPIVASGPRSALPHGRSTARRLQPGDMVVIDFGCVCAGYASDVTRTIAVGEPPARLREVYHVVKEAGEQVYAALRPEMKAVALDQVAREFLKAKGFGEQFNHALGHGLGLDVHMLPRIGPESKDVIPFGSVLALEPGVYLPGMGGVRLEDDVLVTAGGCEILTPITRELICVE, from the coding sequence ATGCCGGATAGAATCGAGCGCCTCCGGCAAGCGTTGCGCGAGAAAGAGCTGGCCGCCATGCTGATCAGCGCGCCGGCGAGCGTGCGCTATTTCTTCGGCTTCACCGGCTCGAACGCGCTGGGTTTGATCACGGCAGTACGCAGCTTGCTCGTCACCGATTGGCGCTACCGCGATCAGGCGGCGCAGGAAGTGGAGCATGCCGAAGTTCTCATCGCCTACCGCGATTTGTTTGTGCCACTAAAGGAAAACCGCGCCTTGCCCTCCGGCTGGCGCGTCGGCTTCGAAGATCATCACCTCACCTGCCAACAGCTTTCCCAACTGCGCAAACACTTTCCCCAGCTCAAGCTCACGCCCACCGAACGGCTGCTGTCCCAACTCGCGGTTCCCAAGGAAGCGAATGAACTGGCGGCGCTGCGCCAGGCGGCCGCGTTCGCCTGCCAGACCTGGGAGGCGATTCAGCCCTATTTGCGCCTGGGCGTGAGTGAGGCCGACCTTGCCGCCGAGATCGTTTATCGCAGCCGCAAAGCCGGTTCCGAAGCAGACCCCTTCGAGCCGATCGTTGCCAGCGGCCCACGTTCCGCCCTGCCGCATGGCCGCAGCACCGCCCGCCGCCTGCAACCCGGTGACATGGTCGTCATCGATTTCGGCTGCGTCTGCGCCGGCTACGCTTCCGACGTCACGCGCACGATCGCCGTAGGTGAGCCACCCGCCCGGTTGCGGGAAGTTTATCACGTCGTCAAAGAAGCCGGCGAGCAAGTCTATGCCGCCTTGCGGCCGGAGATGAAAGCCGTCGCGCTGGACCAGGTCGCGCGCGAATTTCTCAAAGCCAAAGGCTTCGGCGAGCAATTCAATCATGCCCTGGGCCACGGCTTGGGCCTGGATGTACACATGCTCCCGCGCATCGGTCCCGAGAGCAAGGATGTGATTCCGTTTGGCAGCGTGCTCGCCCTCGAGCCTGGCGTCTATCTGCCGGGAATGGGCGGCGTGCGCCTCGAAGACGACGTGCTCGTCACTGCCGGCGGGTGTGAAATCCTGACGCCCATCACACGCGAGCTGATCTGCGTGGAATGA
- a CDS encoding tetratricopeptide repeat protein — protein MTRVETERLESLQVLLQQNPDSLTFARVADVLMRNGRIDEAIQVCEEGVRRHPYYVTGHFVLGKCYRQKKLYDMAEKEFKRVLVFDPKHIAAHRQYGDLMREIEWDNTCEMSYRKILHIDPLDNYVQSVVDEFARQSQVAAPATRAPASPSTTTASRPASATAAAARKPAAPIPKQPAEPPARKPAEPPAPPAPAEPKPPLTALPLSDEELLATSAKPSAEAPRPAPPQPVNLPEPIHDRSADKKLETNTAVLTKSDEARFSSILDDIFNDEVIDDADDRPAPTLERKSAAAPEPAAAKPLPALEGFEVQQYSRRTAAPPPATADLNRPPVTEEPLDTEIEEPDFAAAPGPAAPPPQHSADTDFDFEALPPVEKTAANDAAAERTSVPAAPANRRRPAPTRLLEQLEESVAPMPNSEFQPRDKIVTPTLGEIYAAQGQYAKAIGVFELLSKKDPANRHYREKIDYLKKRLQETQNAG, from the coding sequence ATGACTAGAGTTGAAACCGAGCGCCTGGAATCGCTGCAGGTTTTGCTGCAGCAGAATCCGGATTCGCTTACCTTTGCGCGCGTCGCCGACGTCTTGATGCGCAACGGCCGCATCGATGAAGCCATACAGGTGTGTGAAGAAGGCGTTCGCCGCCACCCCTACTACGTCACCGGCCATTTCGTGCTGGGCAAATGCTACCGGCAGAAAAAGCTCTATGACATGGCAGAAAAGGAATTCAAGCGCGTGCTGGTGTTTGATCCCAAACACATTGCCGCCCATCGCCAGTACGGTGATTTGATGCGCGAAATCGAGTGGGACAATACCTGCGAGATGAGCTACCGCAAGATCCTGCATATTGACCCTCTCGACAACTATGTGCAATCCGTGGTGGATGAGTTTGCGCGGCAGAGCCAGGTCGCTGCGCCGGCGACACGCGCGCCGGCTTCCCCCTCCACTACGACGGCGAGCCGGCCGGCTTCTGCTACGGCAGCCGCCGCGCGCAAACCCGCAGCACCCATTCCCAAGCAACCTGCCGAACCGCCGGCCCGGAAACCCGCTGAACCACCCGCACCGCCGGCGCCGGCCGAGCCCAAACCGCCGCTCACCGCGCTGCCGCTGTCGGATGAAGAATTGCTGGCGACCTCTGCGAAGCCCAGCGCCGAAGCACCCCGCCCGGCGCCGCCGCAGCCCGTCAACCTTCCCGAGCCGATTCACGACCGCAGCGCCGACAAGAAACTTGAGACCAACACCGCGGTGCTCACCAAATCAGACGAGGCCCGCTTTTCTTCGATTCTCGACGATATCTTCAACGATGAAGTCATCGACGATGCCGACGACCGGCCGGCACCGACGCTGGAGCGAAAGAGTGCCGCGGCGCCCGAACCCGCCGCCGCCAAGCCATTGCCCGCCTTGGAAGGCTTCGAGGTGCAGCAGTACAGCAGGAGAACGGCAGCGCCGCCACCGGCAACCGCTGACCTAAACCGGCCGCCGGTGACCGAAGAACCGCTGGATACGGAAATCGAAGAACCGGATTTCGCGGCAGCACCGGGGCCGGCCGCGCCCCCTCCCCAACATTCGGCGGACACGGATTTTGATTTCGAAGCCTTGCCACCGGTCGAAAAAACTGCTGCAAATGACGCCGCTGCAGAGCGCACTTCCGTGCCGGCCGCGCCCGCGAATCGCCGCCGGCCTGCACCCACCCGCCTGCTGGAGCAGTTGGAGGAAAGCGTCGCACCGATGCCCAACAGCGAATTTCAGCCGCGCGACAAAATCGTCACTCCCACCCTCGGTGAGATTTATGCCGCGCAGGGCCAGTATGCCAAGGCCATCGGCGTCTTCGAGCTGCTCAGCAAGAAGGATCCGGCCAACCGCCATTATCGTGAAAAAATCGACTACTTGAAAAAACGTTTGCAAGAGACGCAGAATGCCGGATAG